The nucleotide window GTATGCGCCGAAAGATCGCCCGGGGAGCCCGCTTCCATTGATGCTCTTTTATGCTGGATCATCGGTCACTTTTTGGGGGCGGGAGCGGGGCGCTTCTCTCCGCTCGGGAAAAGGGTCACGTTTACACGTTTCGATCTGCTTCCGTCCACAACCGTCCGCTCTTCCTGCAGGAAGAGCGTGATCTTGTCGCCGATGATCAGGTTATCCCCCTCCCAGGCCTTCGGGTTGCCTGTCAAAATAGCGATACCGGTGCGCTCGTTGTAGTCCAGATTCTCCCCCGAGGCGAACTTCCCCTTGCCCTGGTTCACGAGGACATTCCCTGTCGCCACGAGCCGCTCGACAGAATTCTCGGGGGCCGCGGCGGGAGGCTTGGCCGCGGTCTTCTCCTTTGGATATTCCTTTTTCTTCGGATACTTCTTTGTATCTTTCTTTGGGTCTTTCTTCCCGTCCTTTTTCTTTTCCTCAAAATAGACGCGGAGCTTGTCCGACTTGATTTGCATTTCGCCCTGTGTCGCCACGACATCACCGATGAAATCCACGAAATGCAGCTTACTGAAGGCTTCCATTCGGTTGGACGTGATGTGAATCGGCTCTTGCTTTTTCGGTTTCGCGGCGGCCTTCGGAGCAGCCGCGGGGGGGCTGGGCGCAGTTGTCGGAGCAGCTACAGGGGGGCTGGGCACGGCCGTCGCCCCCGCGGCGCCCGTCACAAGAGCGGCCATCGCAAAGACGAAAAAGAATCCGCAGATGATGTTTTCCGCAGCCCGATGCACGCGCATGAATCAGCCCTTCCTTTTCTTGGGGGCACCGGATTGGGCGGGGAGCGCCTTGTGGGGCGCCTTGCCGCCGGCTGCCGCGGCGTCCACGCCCTGGATGATTGCCCGCACGTTCCGCTCCAGCGTGAACTGACCCATATCCGTGCGGCCGAAAAGTCCCGTTCCCGTGAGCCGGAAAGTGCTATTCCGGAGAACAACCGGGTCTTTGGTCTCCACGTATTTCTTCTCGGAGTTGAAACGAAGCGACTCTGTCTCGACGATGTATCCATCGTCAGTGAGAATCCGGACGTTGCCCTCCAGCTGGATGTTGCGGGTCCGGTTCTCCATTACGCCGCGCTCGGCGTAGACATTCATTTTCTTCCCATCCTTGGGATAAAACAGGATGTGCAGATTGCGCATCTGGGTGATGTCCTGCTTTTGATAGACTTTTGCCTGGTCCGCCCACAACTCCCACTCCTTCGCGCCCTTTTCGTTTTGCACGACATGGACGCGGTTGATTTGCAGATCCGCATCCGTGCCCAGCACCTTGATCTCGCCGAACTCGATCTGCGGCAGGGGGGAGCGGAACAGGTAGAAGGACACCACGGCGATCAGAAGAAGCATGGCGGTCAGGGTTGCTCTTTTGAGGAATTTGACCGAGAACATGATTTCCCAGGGTCCCGAAAGCAAAATGGGCGCACACTTGCACAGGGGCGGCGGGATTGCAGTTTCTGCTTTACTTCCTGCAAGCCTGTTCTATACTTGCAAATATGATGCCACTTCCAGGAAGCCCTGTAAAGACCTGATTTCTAGGGATAGAATACGCAGCAAACGAGATGCCCCGAGGGGGTGGGCGAGCGCCCTAGCCACCGAGCCGGATACGGCGGCGGTGGGCGTCTAGCACATCGATCTGGACCCGATGGGCCTCCGGATAGGTGTGCGCCCTCAGTTTTTCCGCCCATTCGAAGATGAGGAT belongs to bacterium and includes:
- the lptC gene encoding LPS export ABC transporter periplasmic protein LptC, with protein sequence MFSVKFLKRATLTAMLLLIAVVSFYLFRSPLPQIEFGEIKVLGTDADLQINRVHVVQNEKGAKEWELWADQAKVYQKQDITQMRNLHILFYPKDGKKMNVYAERGVMENRTRNIQLEGNVRILTDDGYIVETESLRFNSEKKYVETKDPVVLRNSTFRLTGTGLFGRTDMGQFTLERNVRAIIQGVDAAAAGGKAPHKALPAQSGAPKKRKG